One Symphalangus syndactylus isolate Jambi chromosome 9, NHGRI_mSymSyn1-v2.1_pri, whole genome shotgun sequence DNA segment encodes these proteins:
- the LOC129490557 gene encoding large ribosomal subunit protein uL24-like codes for MKFNPFVTSDRSKNRKRHFNAPSHIRRKIMSSPLSKELRQKYNVQSMPIRKDDEFQVVRGHDKGQQIGKVVQVYRKKYVIYIERVQQEKANGTTVHVGIHPSKVVITRLKLDKDRKKILERKAKSHQVGKEKGKYKEGTIKKM; via the coding sequence ATGAAGTTTAATCCCTTTGTGACTTCCGACCGAAGCAAGAATCGCAAAAGGCATTTCAATGCACCTTCCCACATTCGAAGGAAGATTATGTCTTCCCCTCTTTCCAAGGAGCTGAGACAGAAGTACAACGTGCAATCCATGCCCATCCGAAAGGATGATGAATTTCAGGTTGTACGAGGACACGATAAAGGTCAGCAAATTGGCAAAGTAGTCCAGGTTTACAGGAAGAAATATGTTATCTACATTGAACGGGTGCAGCAGGAAAAGGCTAATGGCACAACTGTCCACGTTGGCATTCACCCCAGCAAGGTGGTTATCACTAGGCTAAAACTGGACAAAGACCGCAAAAAGATCCTTGAACGGAAAGCCAAATCTCACCAAGTAGGAAAGGAAAAGGGCAAATACAAGGAAGGAACAATTAAGAAGATGTAG
- the LOC129490558 gene encoding large ribosomal subunit protein eL31-like: MAPTKKDGEKKKGLSAINEVVTREYTINIHKCLHGVDFKKHAPRALKEILKSAMKEMGTPDVCIDTRLNKAFWAKGIKNVPYRIRVRLSRKRNADEDSPNKLYTSVTYIPFTTFKNL; encoded by the coding sequence ATGGCTCCCACAAAGAAGGATGGCGAGAAGAAAAAGGGCCTTTCTGCCATCAACGAGGTGGTGACCCGAGAATACACCATCAACATTCACAAGTGCCTGCATGGAGTGGACTTCAAGAAGCATGCCCCTCGGGCACTCAAAGAGATTCTGAAATCTGCCATGAAGGAGATGGGAACTCCAGATGTGTGCATTGATACCAGGCTTAACAAAGCTTTCTGGgccaaaggaataaagaatgtcCCATACCGAATCCGTGTGCGGTTGTCCAGAAAACGTAATGCAGATGAAGATTCACCAAATAAGCTCTATACTTCGGTTACttatataccttttaccactttCAAAAATCTATAG